GAACAGCCACGGGACGTGGTGTTCACCGTCGAGTACTCGGTCCGGTCGGCGATGACCGCCGTCTACGAGATGCTCGACCTCGACCGGGAAGTCCCCCCGGTGACCAAACACTACCGGAAGCCCGGTGTCATCGCGGACACTGTCCGCGCCGCGTACCGCTGAGAGAGTCGACGGCGGTACGGGCGCGGAGATTCCAGCACTTTAGTACGGTGACGGAGATGGGTGTGTATGAACACACCGCCGCTCGCCGTCCGGGGGCTGCGATGGTAAACCTCGCGCTCTCGGCGGCACAGCTCGTCTTGGCGCTGGTACTCGTGGGACTGAACGGCTTTTTCGTCGCCGCGGAGTTCGCCTTCGTTCGCGTTCGCGGCACCTCTGTCGAACAGCTCGCTGACGAGGGGAAAGCCGGTGCGGGCTCGCTCCAGGCAGTGATGGCGGACTTGGACAACTACCTCGCGGTGACCCAGCTCGGGATTACGCTCGCCTCGCTGGGGCTGGGGTGGGTCGGTGAGCCCGCCGTGGCGGCGCTGCTGGAACCTGTTCTGGCACCGATACTGCCGGAGACCCTCCTCCACCTCGTGGCGTTCGCGATTGGGTTTACAATCATCACGTTCCTCCACGTCGTCTTCGGCGAACTCGCACCGAAGACGTTCGCGATTGCCCAGACCGAGCGGCTCTCACTGTTGCTCGCACCGCCGATGAAGCTGTTTTACTACCTGTTCTATCCTGGTATCGTCGTCTTCAACGGCTCGGCGAACGCCTTCACGCAACTGCTCGGCGTCCCGCCGGCCTCGGAAACAGACGAGACGCTCGGCGAGCGTGAGATACGCCGGGTGCTGGCTCGGTCCGGCGAAGAGGGGAACATCGACGCGGCGGAGGTCGACATGATAGAGCGCGTGTTCGACCTCGACGATACGGTGGTCCGGGAGGTCATGGTCCCGCGCCCCGACGTCGTGAGCGTGCCGGCCGACGCCACGCTGTCGGATATCCGGGCAGTCGTTTTCGACGAGGGACACACCCGCTATCCGGTGGTCGATGCCGACGACAGCGACCAGATCGTCGGGTTCATCGACGTCAAGGACGTGCTACGGGCCGGCGAGGAAGGCAACGGGAACACGACTGCCGGCGATATCGCCCACGAGATACCGGTCGTCCCGGAGACGACCGCTATCAACGACCTCCTGTTGCAGTTCCGGCAAGACCGCCGGCAGATGGCCGCGGTCATCGACGAATGGGG
The genomic region above belongs to Haloarcula hispanica ATCC 33960 and contains:
- a CDS encoding hemolysin family protein — encoded protein: MGVYEHTAARRPGAAMVNLALSAAQLVLALVLVGLNGFFVAAEFAFVRVRGTSVEQLADEGKAGAGSLQAVMADLDNYLAVTQLGITLASLGLGWVGEPAVAALLEPVLAPILPETLLHLVAFAIGFTIITFLHVVFGELAPKTFAIAQTERLSLLLAPPMKLFYYLFYPGIVVFNGSANAFTQLLGVPPASETDETLGEREIRRVLARSGEEGNIDAAEVDMIERVFDLDDTVVREVMVPRPDVVSVPADATLSDIRAVVFDEGHTRYPVVDADDSDQIVGFIDVKDVLRAGEEGNGNTTAGDIAHEIPVVPETTAINDLLLQFRQDRRQMAAVIDEWGSLEGIATIEDVVEAVVGDLRDEFDVDGREHAIRKRSDGSYDADGGVPLSTVSEALGVDLDSDAVETVGGLVLSHLDRAPEVGDTAEAAGHAFEVTSVDGTRISTVRIRANDGDDSPSTE